The following coding sequences lie in one Aspergillus puulaauensis MK2 DNA, chromosome 3, nearly complete sequence genomic window:
- the admA gene encoding ADAM family of metalloprotease ADM-A (COG:O;~EggNog:ENOG410Q2X2;~InterPro:IPR034028,IPR001762,IPR024079,IPR002870, IPR001590,IPR036436;~MEROPS:MER0182135;~PFAM:PF01421,PF13688,PF13574,PF01562,PF13582, PF13583,PF00200;~SECRETED:SignalP(1-24);~TransMembrane:1 (n6-18c24/25o630-653i);~go_function: GO:0004222 - metalloendopeptidase activity [Evidence IEA];~go_function: GO:0008237 - metallopeptidase activity [Evidence IEA];~go_process: GO:0006508 - proteolysis [Evidence IEA]) — protein sequence MRVPRLTSILGFCVCLLLSVTVQAHSTRSLASYNTTTLHNVAIHAPSHKVKPSTEFNITFTLDDEGERPVKLVLTPNRDLFAQEPHVQFIGGNGARRTETMKRSRHCVFRGTVFLQSAAFQWIKVGWARITVVRDGVDPLFDGAFSISGVQYDIKLESDSPKQNGTREQQMVVQRGYQDQVLETTAQPPWSGSLDMFKRQYTLTSDDFVNSIGNTDGCPSEREIALIGIATDCSYTADFDSSEDLVQALVTMVNTASEVFESAFNIALSFHNLTIQDEECPSSPTSEEPWNANCAAGDLNFRLRAFSEWRATLRNDENAYWTLMTGCPTASEVGVSWVGQLCDSERSTNIVARTSNQWQVFAHESAHTFGAYHDCDRNTCASGRQCCPLSGSTCNAGAEYLMNPVSTSPQSEFSPCTIGNVCTAMGARVVNTRCLTTNTNTPTISAGECGNGIVEVGEECDCGDECDGNPCCDGSTCRLIGDAVCDDSSDSCCSECQFASSGTVCRAAISECDIEETCSGNSRECPEDEHEEDGGSCGTGDGLFCSSGQCTNRDLQCQEQLVGDNSTISSCGNSTCILECSSSWGQAGSCSNVGNVLDGTPCDDGLCRGGQCRSRDGDSGRSWVDRHRSLVIGLSAGIGGALVLAGLFCMICCCCRRRPKKAPPPVSQAPLPQRLPAGAYVPPPAYSPRTPMPSYRYA from the exons CACACTCAACGCGGTCTCTCGCATCCTACAATACAACCACTCTTCATAATGTCGCCATCCACGCGCCGTCACACAAAGTCAAACCCTCCACCGAATTTAACATTACATTCACACTAGACGACGAAGGAGAGAGACCTGTCAAGCTAGTACTAACACCAAACCGCGACCTTTTCGCCCAGGAACCTCATGTGCAGTTCATCGGTGGGAATGGAGCCAGACGGACAGAGACCATGAAACGCAGCAGACACTGCGTCTTCCGGGGCACCGTATTCCTTCAATCAGCAGCCTTCCAGTGGATAAAGGTTGGATGGGCTAGGATAACTGTTGTTCGCGATGGAGTCGACCCTCTCTTCGACGGCGCATTCAGTATCTCGGGCGTGCAATATGATATCAAACTTGAATCTGACAGCCCTAAGCAAAATGGCACACGAGAACAACAAATGGTTGTGCAACGTGGTTACCAGGACCAAGTATTAGAAACAACTGCTCAACCACCCTGGTCCGGATCCTTGGATATGTTCAAGCGACAATATACTCTCACCAGCGACGACTTTGTCAACTCCATCGGCAACACAGACGGATGTCCCAGCGAGCGCGAGATTGCACTTATTGGCATTGCCACGGACTGCTCGTACACCGCCGACTTCGACTCGTCCGAGGACCTCGTCCAGGCCCTTGTAACGATGGTGAATACCGCGTCCGAGGTCTTCGAGTCGGCATTCAACATCGCGCTCAGCTTCCACAACCTCACCAtccaggatgaggagtgTCCGAGCAGTCCGACCAGTGAGGAGCCTTGGAACGCGAACTGCGCCGCTGGGGATTTAAACTTCCGGCTGCGCGCGTTCTCAGAGTGGAGGGCGACATTGAGGAACGACGAGAATGCATACTGGACGCTGATGACGGGGTGTCCGACTGCGTCGGAGGTTGGGGTGTCGTGGGTTGGGCAGCTGTGTGACAGCGAACGGAGCACGAATATTGTTGCGAGGACATCGAATCAGTGGCAGGTGTTTGC CCATGAATCTGCGCATACGTTTGGCGCATACCACGACTGTGACAGAAACACCTGCGCCAGCGGTCGCCAATGCTGTCCATTATCTGGCTCGACGTGTAATGCCGGTGCCGAGTATCTCATGAACCCTGTATCAACGTCCCCGCAATCCGAGTTCTCGCCGTGCACTATTGGGAATGTATGCACGGCCATGGGCGCGCGGGTAGTGAACACACGCTGTCTCACGACAAACACGAATACACCAACCATTTCAGCCGGCGAATGCGGCAATGGAATTGTTGAAGTCGGAGAAGAGTGCGACTGCGGCGACGAATGCGATGGAAATCCCTGCTGTGATGGCTCGACTTGTAGATTGATCGGGGATGCGGTCTGCGATGACTCTTCAGACTCCTGCTGTTCTGAGTGCCAGTTTGCGTCGTCGGGAACGGTTTGTCGCGCTGCTATTAGTGAGTGTGATATCGAGGAAACCTGCTCTGGGAATTCTCGCGAGTGTCCGGAGGATGAGcacgaagaggatggagggTCCTGTGGGACTGGTGATGGCCTCTTCTGCTCCAGTGGGCAGTGCACGAATCGCGACTTGCAGTGTCAGGAGCAACTTGTTGGTGATAACTCTACTATATCGTCGTGCGGGAACAGTACGTGTATTCTGGAGTGTTCCTCGTCCTGGGGACAGGCTGGATCTTGTTCAAACGTTGGGAATGTCCTGGATGGCACACCCTGCGATGACGGTCTATGTCGCGGTGGACAGTGCAGGAGTAGAGACGGGGACAGTGGGCGGTCATGGGTGGACAGACATCGCTCTCTGGTGATCGGTCTTTCGGCTGGAATAGGAGGTGCTTTGGTTCTTGCTGGTCTGTTTTGTAtgatctgctgctgttgtcgaCGACGCCCGAAGAAggctcctcctcctgtgTCTCAAGCGCCATTGCCACAGCGTCTTCCTGCTGGTGCATACGTGCCTCCGCCTGCATACTCGCCTCGCACTCCTATGCCTTCATATCGGTATGCTTGA
- a CDS encoding bZIP transcription factor (COG:S;~EggNog:ENOG410PQBQ;~InterPro:IPR021833;~PFAM:PF11905) yields the protein MDPTLLQAQSDTLMAQTQHAKEHTASDEALIHLAHMPQQAHVWRPDDDWTGIVDPKERRRLQNRQNQRKWREKRRAAFGGSKAAMTAPEGSSSDSSNSPATENIHTKKDITCARAPPNVMEYLRWFESIAEQSYLTGSPQIDHLISLTRLNVHRAIESNIRAIGMTADWTCCDDTISIFNLYSPVTATFNLDKIPISLRPTEIQRSVPHHPWLDFFPFPRMRDILIAAEHLFDDDELCHDLMAFWDTRNTQATLVVWGDSWDPRNWEVTEAFIGKWGWLLRGSPELVISTNYWRRLRGERPLVWKN from the exons ATGGACCCGACATTGTTACAAGCACAGAGCGATACCTTGATGGCGCAGACACAACATGCTAAAGAACACACAGCCAGTGATGAGGCTTTGATTCATCTGGCGCACATGCCGCAGCAGGCCCACGTCTGGAGGCCCGACGATGACTGGACCGGCATCGTGGACCCGAAGGAGCGGAGGAGGCTGCAGAATCGCCAGAACCAGAGGAAGTGGC GCGAGAAACGAAGAGCAGCGTTTGGAGGATCGAAGGCAGCAATGACAGCCCCCGAGGGCTCGAGCTCGGATTCATCGAATTCTCCAGCCACAGAAAATATACATACGAAAAAAGACATAACTTGCGCCCGTGCTCCTCCAAATGTAATGGAATACCTACGCTGGTTTGAATCCATAGCAGAGCAAAGCTATCTAACCGGCTCGCCCCAGATCGACCATTTAATCAGCCTAACACGATTAAATGTGCACAGAGCCATAGAGAGCAACATCCGGGCCATAGGCATGACCGCAGACTGGACCTGCTGCGACGACACAATATCGATCTTCAACTTATATTCCCCCGTAACAGCCACTTTCAATCTGGACAAGATCCCAATTAGTTTGCGCCCTACAGAAATCCAGCGGAGTGTACCGCACCACCCGTGGCTGGATTTCTTCCCGTTCCCGCGCATGCGTGATATTCTGATTGCGGCGGAGCATCtgtttgatgatgatgagttGTGCCATGACTTGATGGCGTTTTGGGATACGAGGAATACGCAGGCGACGCTGGTTGTTTGGGGGGATTCGTGGGACCCGCGGAATTGGGAGGTTACCGAGGCCTTTATAGGGAAATGGGGATGGTTACTTAGAGGAAGCCCGGAATTAGTGATTTCAACAAATTACTGGAGGAGGCTAAGAGGCGAGAGGCCTTTGGTTTGGAAGAATTAA